In the Ciconia boyciana chromosome 25, ASM3463844v1, whole genome shotgun sequence genome, ccctgatGGGGGGATGTGTGGATTCGGGGGTGCGGGCTGCTGTTATTTGGGAACGGTTCAGAAGTGTGCTACCTGCAGAGAAGTGTCTTCTCCAGAATATCCAAATGGGACCATGTCAAAATCTATTTAGCATCTCCCCTGTTCATGGGTAACGAGTGTTCAGTGGCTCACGCCGTTTCTTCTAGACACGTGCCCCTTGCCGGGGATCTGCTCTTTAACGGCCAGGGACTGGAGCGTGGGGCCCGTGTCCCTCTTTGGGACTTCTCGCAGGAACCAGCCCGCTTGGCAGGACACAGGGTGCCAGCCTGCAGCAACGTGATGTGTTATGGCATCACGGTGTGTGACAGTCTCGAAAATGCTGCCCAGATCCCTGGTAACGTCATGCATAACGCAGtctgccctctcctcccaggcatGCACACCTCACAGCAGTCACGGTGTCACCTGCtgcccagttctctcagcccTGCTTGCTGGCCTTTTGAGTGCAAGATTAAAAACCTGGCTTTAAGGGAAATGcgcttaaagattttttttttttccttctgactgTAGGATACTGCTTACGACAAACCTGAGCAAAGCGCAAACCATCACAACTACTATTCTGATGTCAATCACCAGCACTCTGGGACAATGAATCACCACAAGCCAGCCACTCCGCTCAACGCCAAGCCATTCCCCTCAAACCCCAAGGTGCAGTACAGCGCACAGCCCCAAATGTACGACAGTGCATCTCGGAAGCTTCTGGCTGGGAACCGGGAGCCTGGCTTTAAACCTGGTGACCAGCCGTCAACAAATTctgcagccatccagccagagATTCAGAGAATCCTCCACGTTATGGGGGAGGCTGAACAGCTGGAGCAAGAGGTGGATGAATTTGtaggaaaaaagacagataaaTCCTACCGGCTTCTGGAGGAGATGTTGACCAAGCTGCTGTTGGAACTGGATTCCATTGAGACTGGTGGCCAGGACAGTGTTCGGCAGGCCAGGAAAGAGTCTGTCCACAAAATTCAGGCCATACtggaaaaactggaaagaaagggaTTGTGAAAGCACATCAGCCACAACACACAGCCTGTTGTTGAGGTTCCAAAGAGTTTTAGTTCTGTTAAATCTCAGCTCTTTCTGCTACGCACTATCGACAATGGAATAGCAATAAGCCCcgagttaaaaaaaacaaacaaaccaaaaccaccaacacacacccccccccaacccaGAAGCCCAGCCCCAACAAATAACTTGGCAATGGACAAAGTAAGAGAGGTCTGAAGCAGCAAACtgaattgtttgtttgttccacgctttggaaaagcagaacCATCCGAGGTACTTAACGCTGTAGAGGTCTCCGTGGGGATCTGCATCCTCTTCATCAGCGGGAAGAAAATCACTGTACAAAGTTCCCCAAACCAGGCCCAATCTAGAGGTGcctcctgcagccacagcagttCTTTAAACAGCTGGAACACTGCTCAGATGTGGTCACAACAGTACTGCAACATGCAGCCACAAACCAGGACTCTGGGCTTGTCAGTCACTGCGTGTATTTTCAGCTTCAGCTTCCTCGCCATAAAAACTTGTGTGtcattgtggggttttgtttggttttagtgCGCTCAAGCAGCTCCACTGAAGTGCTGCAAAAAGGGACCATGCTGGCAGCCCGGTCAATGCAAGCAGATGTCACGTCGTGCTGTTCCTCCTCTGTCGTGAAGAGCCAGTCCGTGGTGTCCCCCGCGGACACGGGAACGCAGCCTGGAAatctcagctctgccactggAAAGGATGGGCACGAGCAGAGAACGATGTCAGAGCAGAGCAACCCGAAACGGCAGGATGCTCAGAAATGCCTTCCAGGTCACTTGGGtaaaaatccactttttaaTGGTAACGTCCTTCCACATACTGCAAGTTTTGTATTCCACTGCAACGCTGTACTGTGGCACTGTACAATACGGAGGGGAAGG is a window encoding:
- the BAG4 gene encoding BAG family molecular chaperone regulator 4 isoform X3, which produces MDSPYANGAYSPPYPPAPGAAPHYAGLPQTRGYYCSGPPQTPYPAESTGMYRPPSPAPPWSYAPPDCPTEGPSLRRQQVPGYSPPQTPGTPIPQYPYRDNNPGVTPQGPPPQPRPPEDTWAPPTIYGVQPRYAWPAASAHGNPFVSESHPSWTGSGAPSHPPAWDSKDTAYDKPEQSANHHNYYSDVNHQHSGTMNHHKPATPLNAKPFPSNPKVQYSAQPQMYDSASRKLLAGNREPGFKPGDQPSTNSAAIQPEIQRILHVMGEAEQLEQEVDEFVGKKTDKSYRLLEEMLTKLLLELDSIETGGQDSVRQARKESVHKIQAILEKLERKGL